A stretch of Lacipirellulaceae bacterium DNA encodes these proteins:
- a CDS encoding mandelate racemase/muconate lactonizing enzyme family protein: MIESVKTYRLQHELEESFGFSQWHYSTRGALLVELVDSSGASGWGECYGPAEVTQSAIHSFYAPLLTGWDPLKNEAAWQHCWRASLDFARKGVMMGAMSGLDMALFDLKGKLLGLSASELMGGRVRDQVKCYATGMYFRKQPEAELLETIVAEAVGYAEQGFQAMKIKVGKNLDFDKAQIVKMRRIFPAIQLMADSNHAYDLREAIEIGRVLEDHDYAWFEEPLSPEYAHQFRQLADKIDVPIATGECEQTRWGFQSLLSQGGVQIAQPDLAYCGGPTEALKIRTIASAHGVNVVPHCWGTQLNLASATHFLATNYVEPGRAEVAEPLLEVDRTANPMRDEMYASGLEVSNGMIQVPTTAGLGVEPDRVAMERFCVQKTEESRAK; encoded by the coding sequence GTGATCGAAAGTGTAAAAACGTACCGTCTGCAGCACGAACTGGAGGAGTCATTCGGCTTCTCTCAGTGGCATTATTCGACACGCGGCGCCCTCCTCGTAGAACTCGTTGATAGTTCAGGCGCATCGGGATGGGGAGAATGCTACGGGCCAGCAGAAGTAACGCAGTCCGCGATTCATTCTTTCTACGCTCCACTACTGACCGGCTGGGACCCGCTCAAGAACGAGGCGGCTTGGCAGCATTGTTGGCGAGCTTCGCTCGATTTTGCCCGTAAGGGCGTGATGATGGGTGCGATGTCAGGCCTAGATATGGCCCTCTTTGACCTTAAGGGGAAACTGCTTGGGTTGTCAGCTTCCGAGCTGATGGGAGGACGAGTTCGCGATCAAGTGAAGTGTTATGCGACGGGAATGTACTTTCGCAAGCAGCCGGAGGCGGAGTTGCTGGAAACGATCGTTGCTGAGGCCGTAGGGTACGCCGAGCAGGGATTTCAAGCGATGAAGATCAAGGTGGGTAAGAATCTTGACTTCGATAAAGCTCAAATCGTGAAGATGCGTCGCATCTTTCCTGCCATACAGCTCATGGCGGATTCAAACCACGCTTACGATCTGCGTGAAGCGATTGAAATTGGTCGAGTTCTCGAAGACCATGATTATGCTTGGTTCGAAGAGCCGCTCTCCCCAGAATACGCCCACCAGTTTCGCCAATTGGCGGACAAGATCGACGTACCAATTGCTACGGGCGAGTGCGAGCAAACCCGCTGGGGTTTTCAGTCGCTACTCTCGCAGGGTGGGGTCCAGATAGCTCAGCCCGATTTAGCCTACTGCGGCGGCCCAACAGAGGCTTTGAAGATTCGCACAATTGCCTCTGCACACGGAGTCAATGTTGTGCCGCATTGCTGGGGCACACAGCTCAACCTAGCTAGTGCGACGCATTTTCTGGCCACAAATTATGTTGAACCTGGTCGGGCCGAAGTCGCCGAACCGCTGTTGGAAGTTGACCGCACAGCCAACCCGATGCGGGATGAGATGTATGCATCGGGTTTAGAAGTTTCCAATGGCATGATCCAGGTACCCACAACAGCGGGACTAGGGGTTGAGCCTGATCGAGTTGCGATGGAGCGTTTTTGCGTGCAGAAGACGGAGGAAAGCCGTGCCAAGTAA
- a CDS encoding GntR family transcriptional regulator: MATEGNASFLRHEAYVYIKEQLVAGRWGLNDRISEKTVADELGISRTPVREAIRKMIIEGLVYQVPSSGTFVTKPDRQSIVEMFEVRMALESLAASKATELIRAPEVREMQRHFTVMRNASRAFRDTGDKYMSGEILERFLVADRAMHTLLLSISDNRLASNIVQNGRIQSLIYGLSTYERDLHHIAATLRAHGRILLAIKQRDTELASYWMENHVRNSMRDALLAYDRHVTAENRKSPENLARKAGRE; encoded by the coding sequence GTGGCTACTGAAGGGAATGCCTCGTTCTTGCGGCATGAGGCTTACGTCTATATCAAGGAACAGCTCGTTGCTGGGCGATGGGGTCTGAACGATCGGATTTCCGAAAAGACGGTCGCCGATGAGCTTGGAATCAGTCGCACTCCGGTCCGTGAAGCGATTCGCAAAATGATCATCGAAGGACTCGTCTATCAGGTTCCTTCAAGCGGCACTTTTGTGACGAAGCCAGACCGGCAGAGCATCGTCGAAATGTTCGAAGTCCGTATGGCACTCGAAAGTCTAGCCGCTTCAAAAGCTACCGAACTAATCCGCGCTCCCGAGGTCAGAGAAATGCAACGGCATTTCACGGTGATGCGCAATGCGAGCCGTGCTTTTCGCGACACGGGCGATAAGTATATGAGCGGTGAGATCCTGGAACGGTTTCTCGTTGCAGACCGGGCAATGCACACCTTGTTGCTTTCCATCTCCGACAACCGATTAGCCTCGAACATTGTCCAAAATGGACGCATTCAATCGTTGATTTACGGCTTAAGCACTTACGAGCGCGACCTTCACCATATTGCAGCAACGCTACGAGCGCACGGAAGAATCTTGTTGGCCATCAAGCAACGTGACACGGAACTCGCTAGCTACTGGATGGAAAACCACGTAAGGAATAGCATGCGTGACGCGCTGCTAGCCTATGACCGTCACGTAACCGCTGAGAACCGCAAGTCGCCAGAAAATCTTGCTCGCAAAGCAGGCCGCGAATGA
- a CDS encoding DUF1559 domain-containing protein, with amino-acid sequence MNAQTPKCVELADRSSAVTSRKIKANAQRGFTLVELLVVIAIIGVLVGLLLPAVQAAREAARRAQCMSRIKQVGLAMQNYESAFGHFPPGTKSNLEPVLDESSPYGERTFSNQFQSSAPSGPQFCKSGPPWTILILPYLEQQSLYDQFDFNEAFVQLYDANCQSNLNRPLQMTPLNLWQCPSDANAQPGTLYNCYHACLGGGDSLAPNTVVPELGFEGTSFSGTPKYRIFTNGITGYNSKTKYGQIEDGSSNTILIGESRLHFRENTHGSGTVERYQGWSTAFQTSPGFGIPNNAAAASRPINFTDPEGLPPMGWVSPGYRATEFSSNHPGGAHFVFADGSGTIVSEDIDDEAYWSLGRMADGQIGGKP; translated from the coding sequence ATGAACGCTCAAACGCCGAAGTGCGTCGAACTGGCTGATCGATCGAGCGCAGTCACTAGCAGGAAGATCAAAGCGAACGCACAACGAGGCTTCACGCTCGTTGAGTTACTCGTCGTCATTGCCATTATAGGTGTTCTCGTTGGCTTGCTCCTGCCCGCGGTTCAAGCAGCTCGAGAAGCCGCGCGGCGTGCACAATGCATGAGCCGCATCAAGCAAGTGGGCTTAGCCATGCAGAACTATGAGAGTGCGTTTGGCCACTTCCCTCCGGGGACGAAATCTAACTTAGAACCTGTGCTTGATGAGTCGTCTCCGTACGGAGAGAGAACCTTTAGCAATCAATTCCAGTCCAGTGCGCCGTCTGGGCCGCAATTCTGCAAGAGTGGTCCACCTTGGACAATACTGATACTCCCTTACCTCGAGCAGCAATCCTTGTACGATCAGTTCGATTTTAACGAGGCATTTGTGCAGCTCTACGATGCCAACTGCCAGAGTAATCTCAATCGACCTCTTCAAATGACACCGCTCAATCTTTGGCAGTGCCCAAGTGACGCGAATGCCCAGCCAGGAACACTCTACAATTGCTATCACGCTTGCCTTGGTGGCGGCGACTCGCTTGCTCCCAATACTGTCGTTCCGGAGTTAGGCTTTGAGGGCACTTCATTCTCAGGGACGCCGAAATATCGAATCTTTACGAATGGCATTACGGGCTACAACTCAAAGACCAAGTACGGGCAGATTGAAGACGGCTCTTCCAACACCATACTTATCGGTGAGAGCCGCTTACACTTTCGCGAGAACACGCATGGCAGTGGAACGGTAGAACGATATCAAGGTTGGTCTACGGCCTTTCAAACTTCTCCGGGGTTTGGAATACCAAATAACGCTGCAGCTGCTTCGCGGCCAATCAATTTTACGGACCCCGAAGGATTACCACCTATGGGCTGGGTAAGTCCCGGCTACCGGGCGACAGAATTCAGTAGCAATCATCCTGGTGGCGCACATTTTGTCTTCGCTGATGGTTCTGGAACGATCGTCTCTGAAGACATTGATGATGAGGCCTACTGGTCATTGGGACGAATGGCTGACGGGCAGATTGGAGGAAAGCCATAA
- a CDS encoding sulfatase-like hydrolase/transferase, which produces MRRTITKVAAGLCCLITFGQYADDLQAQPTNVIVIVADDAGYADWGFMDGVSGSNPTPTPIPTPNLDALANRGVKFSRAYVAQSCQPTRAALVTGGYQNRIGNEVVGDNVQGLPASATTIWDRMKDQNYTTGAVGKWHLGSVAGPQGNRPETQGVDKFYGIWHGSRTFTLGNTGLQQSQLLREVITQPNGSFTDTVVESNFTNNANLASDDFTHEMGRYAVDFIDEHHDDANPFFLYQSFTAPHTPLKDDPVYFNDPRITGLTGLQRQYASMMLAMDDQIGQIVAKLEDPAGDGTGPGSDSDNISDNTLIMFVNDNGGAEAPGSAANGSDNGILRARKGSSFEGGIRVPMIIAGAGVDPGVHGTTYDRPVHGVDILPTAVAAGGGNVGVGDAGIDGVNLLPFINGTNSADPHNTIVNRHRTQFAVIKGDMKLVWTGGSPASNPAQAHQLYNVATDPGETNDISGANPALVAELHRDLTRHEATFDKQRYEILGQSDERFQTFDHFTFNPANPGGGTTNVIQGATGNGDFEASEPATGPIPFDQTPNWHHANNTGANEGINFTNDSQTGGSSQSNSRAGMPFQNRFQINDTGYTITSAGEVFDISYEFGAGGALGNWTGDEVMRTFLFTSSTTVDGDTVVGDLTELGEDIYAIDRANDPQWTTRTANGVYTTTAADIGKTIYFGMEFQDPSGPLLFPRIDLIDLQVTSSGSGGASVADWSDSGIWNEGGTSNSATMYHADSFPGAVLEFPTTDSFSYTSNNDMTRSTGLEFMLNKMVFSGTFAGTQNQTATVQGNAVLFTNDLNGVGPQLEVTASNSGVPSFEYNLDLEVILYDNLTITGDGDATLRINGEISNYSEPRGLTKSGTSTAILTANNTYEGDTIVEEGTLSITNAFLEDSADVYLETGGIFDLDFSGTDTIDSLFIDGISQAIGTWGAIGSGANNESALITGSGLLLVSTLDALAGDFDLDGDVDGADFLTWQRDGGSLTDWQNNYGSQSSPAQANSGAVPEPTSLALLGLALSFLAYRGSNSAFR; this is translated from the coding sequence ATGAGAAGAACTATTACCAAAGTAGCGGCAGGGCTCTGCTGCCTTATTACCTTCGGGCAATACGCCGATGACCTGCAAGCGCAGCCGACCAACGTAATCGTCATCGTTGCCGACGACGCCGGCTACGCGGACTGGGGCTTTATGGATGGCGTGAGCGGCAGCAACCCGACGCCTACCCCGATCCCAACGCCCAATCTCGACGCGCTTGCCAATCGTGGCGTGAAGTTCTCACGCGCCTACGTAGCACAATCTTGTCAGCCAACGCGTGCTGCCTTAGTCACGGGTGGTTACCAGAACCGGATTGGCAATGAAGTGGTCGGCGACAACGTCCAAGGATTGCCCGCCAGTGCGACAACCATTTGGGATCGCATGAAGGACCAGAACTACACGACCGGAGCAGTCGGCAAGTGGCATCTCGGCAGCGTTGCCGGCCCACAAGGAAATCGGCCTGAAACGCAAGGCGTGGATAAGTTCTACGGTATTTGGCACGGCTCGCGGACCTTCACGCTCGGCAACACCGGGCTGCAACAATCTCAACTGCTGCGAGAAGTGATCACGCAACCTAACGGATCGTTTACTGACACGGTTGTCGAAAGCAATTTCACCAACAACGCAAATCTGGCTAGCGATGACTTTACCCACGAGATGGGCCGGTACGCGGTCGACTTCATCGACGAACACCACGACGACGCAAATCCATTCTTTCTCTACCAATCATTCACTGCTCCTCATACACCGCTGAAAGACGACCCCGTTTATTTCAACGATCCCAGAATCACAGGTCTAACCGGACTTCAACGCCAATACGCCTCGATGATGCTGGCCATGGACGACCAGATTGGACAGATCGTTGCGAAGTTGGAAGATCCAGCGGGTGACGGCACAGGCCCTGGGTCTGATAGCGACAACATCAGTGACAATACCCTCATCATGTTCGTCAACGACAATGGTGGTGCTGAGGCTCCTGGCAGTGCGGCTAACGGTTCGGACAACGGTATCCTGCGTGCACGTAAGGGCTCTTCGTTTGAGGGCGGCATCCGCGTCCCCATGATCATTGCCGGCGCCGGTGTTGATCCGGGCGTTCACGGCACAACCTACGACCGACCGGTCCATGGCGTCGATATCCTTCCGACGGCAGTCGCCGCCGGTGGTGGAAATGTTGGCGTCGGCGATGCCGGGATCGATGGGGTGAATCTGTTGCCATTCATCAATGGCACGAACTCGGCCGACCCACACAATACGATCGTCAACCGGCATCGCACCCAGTTCGCCGTAATCAAGGGCGATATGAAGTTGGTCTGGACTGGCGGAAGCCCCGCCAGCAATCCGGCCCAAGCACACCAACTTTATAATGTCGCCACCGACCCGGGCGAAACGAACGACATCTCCGGCGCAAATCCCGCCCTGGTAGCCGAACTGCACCGCGACCTGACGCGTCACGAAGCGACGTTCGATAAGCAGCGTTACGAGATTCTTGGCCAGTCTGATGAGCGGTTCCAAACCTTCGATCACTTTACCTTCAACCCTGCCAATCCCGGCGGTGGCACGACCAATGTGATCCAGGGTGCAACCGGCAACGGTGACTTCGAAGCTAGTGAACCAGCCACGGGTCCAATTCCGTTCGATCAGACACCTAACTGGCACCATGCGAATAACACCGGCGCGAATGAAGGAATCAATTTCACGAACGATAGCCAGACCGGCGGAAGTTCGCAGTCGAACTCCAGGGCTGGGATGCCATTCCAAAATCGCTTTCAGATCAACGACACCGGCTACACAATCACTTCCGCCGGCGAGGTGTTCGACATCAGTTATGAATTCGGGGCTGGCGGAGCACTTGGCAACTGGACGGGTGACGAAGTCATGCGAACTTTCTTGTTCACCTCGTCCACAACCGTTGATGGAGACACCGTCGTCGGTGATCTCACCGAACTTGGCGAGGACATCTACGCCATTGATCGCGCGAACGATCCCCAATGGACGACTCGTACAGCGAACGGTGTTTATACGACAACGGCAGCTGACATCGGCAAAACCATCTACTTTGGCATGGAATTCCAAGATCCTTCAGGCCCCTTGTTGTTCCCACGAATTGACCTGATCGATCTGCAGGTCACTTCCTCAGGAAGTGGCGGAGCCTCGGTCGCTGACTGGTCCGACAGCGGTATCTGGAACGAAGGAGGTACCAGCAACAGTGCAACCATGTACCACGCGGACTCCTTCCCGGGAGCGGTCCTTGAGTTTCCTACGACAGACTCATTCAGCTACACATCCAACAACGACATGACACGCTCTACGGGCCTTGAGTTCATGCTGAACAAGATGGTTTTCAGCGGAACGTTTGCTGGCACGCAAAACCAAACTGCAACGGTCCAGGGCAACGCTGTTCTGTTCACCAACGACCTGAATGGTGTCGGTCCGCAACTCGAAGTGACCGCCTCCAACAGTGGTGTCCCGTCCTTTGAGTACAACCTCGATCTTGAAGTCATCTTGTACGACAACCTCACGATCACAGGCGATGGCGATGCAACCTTGAGGATCAACGGCGAGATTAGCAACTACTCTGAGCCCCGTGGACTTACCAAGAGTGGCACCAGCACGGCAATCCTGACCGCAAACAATACCTACGAAGGTGACACGATCGTTGAGGAAGGAACTCTTAGCATCACGAACGCTTTCCTCGAAGACTCAGCCGACGTTTACCTGGAAACCGGGGGCATCTTCGACCTCGACTTCTCAGGCACCGACACGATCGACTCGCTGTTCATTGATGGCATCTCGCAAGCCATTGGCACTTGGGGTGCCATCGGGTCGGGGGCGAACAACGAGTCGGCCTTGATCACGGGTTCCGGGCTGCTGCTCGTCTCGACCTTGGACGCATTGGCTGGCGACTTTGATCTGGACGGCGATGTCGACGGGGCCGATTTCCTCACGTGGCAACGCGACGGTGGCAGCCTAACCGATTGGCAGAACAACTACGGTAGTCAGAGTTCCCCGGCTCAGGCGAATTCAGGGGCGGTCCCTGAACCTACAAGTCTCGCCCTGCTGGGATTGGCACTGAGTTTTCTTGCATATCGAGGTAGCAATTCGGCTTTCAGGTGA
- a CDS encoding PEP-CTERM sorting domain-containing protein (PEP-CTERM proteins occur, often in large numbers, in the proteomes of bacteria that also encode an exosortase, a predicted intramembrane cysteine proteinase. The presence of a PEP-CTERM domain at a protein's C-terminus predicts cleavage within the sorting domain, followed by covalent anchoring to some some component of the (usually Gram-negative) cell surface. Many PEP-CTERM proteins exhibit an unusual sequence composition that includes large numbers of potential glycosylation sites. Expression of one such protein has been shown restore the ability of a bacterium to form floc, a type of biofilm.) → MNSRPTSFSSAFLASAVLACLVAYPAQAQTIIGGSIGNGDFQAGGGGNPAGDPQTYEQTVNWFHGNNTGPNETINFTNSSQMGGSTDPAHLTDQDRRGGMPFQNRWQFNDTAYVIQAEGEVFSLSYDFGAGGPANRWNGAETMRTFLFTSTTGVTADTIDNDITELGGDDYLINRANDTNPEGDEQWTTRSVPNFYTSTLADVGQTVYFGMRFLDESNGDGLLFPRIDLINLAVGDGSTPGDQDGDLDVDGTDFLIYQRDDGSAQGLMDFQDNYGTEAPSIASVPEPSSLALLILIGTSCTACRWRNSQ, encoded by the coding sequence ATGAACTCCCGACCAACAAGCTTTTCTTCGGCGTTTCTAGCCAGCGCTGTGCTCGCTTGCTTAGTCGCTTATCCGGCACAGGCACAGACCATCATTGGTGGCTCGATCGGCAATGGCGATTTCCAAGCCGGTGGCGGCGGTAACCCGGCTGGCGATCCACAGACCTATGAGCAAACCGTCAATTGGTTTCACGGTAATAACACAGGGCCAAACGAGACGATCAACTTCACCAACTCTTCCCAAATGGGCGGCAGTACTGACCCGGCCCACTTAACCGACCAGGATCGACGCGGCGGCATGCCCTTCCAAAACCGGTGGCAGTTTAACGACACCGCTTACGTCATCCAAGCTGAAGGAGAAGTCTTCAGTCTTAGTTATGACTTTGGTGCCGGTGGCCCCGCCAACCGCTGGAACGGTGCCGAAACGATGCGCACCTTTCTCTTCACCTCAACCACCGGCGTCACGGCAGATACCATCGACAATGACATCACCGAGCTTGGCGGCGACGACTATCTGATCAACCGGGCCAACGATACGAATCCCGAAGGTGACGAGCAGTGGACCACACGTTCGGTCCCTAACTTCTATACCTCAACGCTCGCAGATGTTGGCCAAACCGTATATTTCGGCATGCGGTTCCTCGACGAGAGTAACGGCGACGGCCTCCTTTTCCCACGGATCGACCTAATCAACCTCGCCGTGGGCGATGGCTCGACCCCGGGCGACCAGGATGGAGACCTTGATGTCGATGGGACGGACTTCCTAATTTATCAACGAGATGACGGCTCCGCACAGGGCCTAATGGATTTCCAAGACAACTACGGAACTGAAGCACCAAGTATCGCCTCGGTCCCGGAACCGAGTAGCCTCGCATTGCTTATCCTAATTGGCACAAGTTGCACCGCGTGCCGCTGGAGAAATAGCCAGTAA
- a CDS encoding PEP-CTERM sorting domain-containing protein yields the protein MRLMTTTLALALALGLGAQAQAATIIGGSTGNGDFNAGGGGTAGGPQTYENTVNWHNAQGAETINFTNSTQMGGSTDPNNGTTTRGGMPFRDRVQVNDTGYVASTGDVFSLSYDFGAGGAPSRWTGVETMRTFLFTAASVDGNTIEGDITEIAGSSVDYNIDRANDGQWTSFSAPNFYTATAADNGQTLYFGMEFLDGDNSDGDLFPRIDIINLSVVAGIPEPSSIVLLSLSAVGLLVRKR from the coding sequence ATGAGACTGATGACAACAACCCTAGCCTTGGCGTTAGCGCTAGGGCTCGGTGCCCAAGCACAGGCGGCTACCATCATCGGTGGCTCAACCGGCAACGGCGATTTCAACGCCGGTGGCGGCGGAACGGCCGGTGGACCTCAAACCTATGAGAACACCGTCAATTGGCACAACGCGCAAGGCGCCGAAACGATCAACTTCACGAACTCGACTCAGATGGGTGGCAGCACTGATCCGAACAACGGCACTACCACGCGTGGCGGCATGCCTTTCCGCGACCGCGTCCAGGTAAACGACACCGGTTATGTCGCCAGCACCGGTGATGTCTTTAGCCTCAGCTATGACTTCGGTGCCGGCGGAGCTCCATCACGTTGGACTGGCGTCGAAACCATGCGAACGTTTCTGTTCACGGCTGCCTCAGTCGATGGTAATACCATTGAAGGCGACATCACTGAGATCGCCGGCTCCTCTGTGGACTACAACATCGACCGCGCCAACGACGGGCAGTGGACCAGTTTCTCCGCTCCTAACTTCTACACGGCGACTGCTGCTGATAACGGCCAGACGCTTTACTTCGGGATGGAATTCCTCGATGGCGACAACTCCGATGGCGACCTGTTCCCGCGCATCGACATCATCAATTTGAGTGTCGTCGCTGGGATTCCTGAGCCCTCCTCGATCGTGCTCTTGAGCCTTTCTGCAGTGGGCTTGTTGGTCCGCAAACGATAA
- a CDS encoding LamG-like jellyroll fold domain-containing protein — translation MRVFSLSCTLVASLLLSRTALAAETFIIGDGGAIGVASSGNGNFEADSGHPLSFDSVANWHNIEGDDSSVNFGTNTGMGGSPEPFSQGAFLFGQMAGNDTAYTITAGDVGEPFNFSFALNRFGSGYDGDEAFNVSLFESSTGVDANTVIGDITTLASTSIAVPTSGFWSSHSAPAFYTIGAADVGKTVYLGLDLDNPGGGTVFPRIDLIKLSKGAADPFQLRFNAASNPVDGTNRWEPSLDTSTGAATQPSDYFTFASNTSLTAVNDPSVPGITASYSAGGQGRNFWNGSANSDPPAFQGGFDASFEVWFKPDNLAGGDQIILELGGSGNGSYFSLENDVLSFYSRSNNVDGPTLSTTLTEAEWTQVVGTWEGSTETLQLFVNGELVTSAVASGDLNEWAGGNAWGLGQRGESDGDPGNDIAVGGPLTESAGTDFAFSGEIAIFEIHDSVLSASEVQDAFDEIAAATVAGDADGDGDVDGIDFLMLQRDNAAGIPDWESNYGADNATASVNSVPEPSTALLLFVAVGFAAMSGRKQLNHA, via the coding sequence ATGCGTGTTTTCTCCCTATCATGTACGCTGGTAGCCAGTCTGCTTCTGAGCAGAACTGCCCTGGCTGCAGAAACATTTATCATCGGCGACGGCGGTGCTATCGGCGTGGCGTCCTCCGGCAATGGAAACTTTGAAGCCGACTCAGGACATCCCTTGAGCTTTGATAGCGTCGCGAACTGGCACAACATCGAAGGCGATGATAGTTCGGTTAACTTTGGAACCAACACAGGCATGGGGGGTAGTCCGGAACCATTCTCCCAAGGTGCTTTTCTATTCGGTCAGATGGCCGGTAACGACACCGCCTACACGATTACCGCTGGCGATGTAGGTGAGCCTTTTAACTTTAGCTTTGCCCTGAACCGATTTGGTAGTGGGTACGATGGCGATGAGGCGTTCAACGTGTCATTGTTCGAATCGTCGACTGGGGTCGATGCAAATACCGTCATCGGAGACATCACGACCCTGGCTTCTACGTCGATTGCAGTTCCAACGTCAGGTTTTTGGTCTTCTCATTCAGCCCCCGCCTTCTACACCATCGGTGCAGCAGACGTTGGCAAAACCGTCTACCTGGGCTTAGATCTGGACAATCCTGGTGGTGGCACGGTTTTTCCACGTATTGACTTGATCAAGCTCTCGAAGGGAGCAGCAGACCCTTTCCAACTTCGGTTCAACGCTGCATCGAATCCAGTCGACGGTACAAATCGCTGGGAGCCTAGTCTTGACACATCCACAGGCGCTGCCACCCAACCGTCGGATTACTTTACCTTCGCATCAAACACCAGCTTAACCGCAGTCAACGACCCCAGCGTGCCTGGCATTACTGCCAGCTACAGTGCCGGCGGACAGGGCCGTAATTTTTGGAATGGCTCGGCCAACTCCGATCCGCCAGCCTTTCAAGGTGGCTTTGACGCGAGCTTTGAAGTCTGGTTCAAGCCCGATAACCTAGCCGGTGGCGACCAGATTATCCTCGAACTTGGTGGCAGTGGAAACGGTTCGTACTTTAGCCTTGAGAACGATGTCCTCTCATTCTATAGCCGCAGCAACAACGTGGACGGTCCGACCCTTTCCACAACGCTAACCGAAGCCGAATGGACGCAAGTCGTTGGCACGTGGGAAGGTTCTACCGAGACGCTCCAACTCTTCGTGAATGGTGAACTTGTGACTAGTGCCGTTGCCAGTGGCGATCTCAATGAATGGGCCGGAGGCAACGCCTGGGGCCTTGGTCAACGCGGCGAGTCAGACGGTGATCCAGGAAACGACATTGCTGTTGGCGGACCATTAACTGAATCCGCGGGCACTGACTTCGCCTTTTCAGGCGAGATCGCCATTTTTGAGATTCACGACTCGGTACTCAGCGCCTCTGAGGTTCAAGATGCCTTTGACGAAATCGCAGCAGCGACGGTAGCCGGTGATGCTGACGGCGACGGTGACGTCGATGGTATCGACTTTCTAATGCTACAGCGGGACAATGCCGCTGGAATCCCTGACTGGGAATCGAATTACGGGGCGGACAACGCCACTGCTTCGGTCAATTCTGTCCCTGAGCCAAGTACGGCGTTGCTTCTCTTCGTAGCGGTCGGCTTCGCAGCGATGTCAGGACGCAAGCAGTTGAACCATGCCTAA